The genomic region ATCAGCTGGGAGAATCCTGAACTCGATTTCACCACCAACGCTGGCGGAACGGTCAACGTTTTGATGGCCGCGCGCGGGCACAACGTGCCGGTGGCTTCCTGCTCCTCCGTTCATGTATACGGCCCGTGGATTAATGACACGTTGGAGGAAATGGAAACCCGTTTCGTCCGGAACCCCGTGGCCATTAAGGAAACCGATCCGATCATGAACAGCGGGAAGTCGGGAAGGCTCTCACCGGTGCACGCCTCTAAGTCGTGCGGGGAATTCTATACCACCGCGTTTGCCGATATGTACGGCGTCAAGGCGGCCGCTTTCCGATTTACGGGAATATATGGCTCCAGGCAGTTAGGCGGCGAGGATCACGGATGGGTGGCGAATTTTGCGCTCCGTAATTTCCTGGGCTGGCCCTTGACGGTTTACGGCACCGGGAAACAACTGCGGGACATCCTGTATGCCAGTGACGCGGCGGCAGCTTTCGTGGCTTACCAGAAAAATCCGGTGCCCGGTACGTACAATATCGGGGGCGGACCGCCTCACATGACTTCCCTCCTGGAATGTATCCAGCTAATCGACCGACTCGGCGGGCGCGCATCCGAAGTGCGCTTCGGACCCGT from Acidobacteriota bacterium harbors:
- a CDS encoding NAD-dependent epimerase/dehydratase family protein — translated: MKVLVTGGCGFLGPHICESFLAEGADVIAYDNMTKYELLRTGFGSDAVRDHNANALRAMGVQVVVGDVRDQAQLLDYSSGCNFSAHTAAQPAMTISWENPELDFTTNAGGTVNVLMAARGHNVPVASCSSVHVYGPWINDTLEEMETRFVRNPVAIKETDPIMNSGKSGRLSPVHASKSCGEFYTTAFADMYGVKAAAFRFTGIYGSRQLGGEDHGWVANFALRNFLGWPLTVYGTGKQLRDILYASDAAAAFVAYQKNPVPGTYNIGGGPPHMTSLLECIQLIDRLGGRASEVRFGPVREGDLAYFVCDIERARNAFGWQPRVKPEEGVGMLMQWIEDCGALFRESAPAAAAR